The following coding sequences lie in one Bradyrhizobium sp. G127 genomic window:
- the sufD gene encoding Fe-S cluster assembly protein SufD — translation MNVGIRPVRTEAELGLVDVYATSRQSLPGGSDIAAVRTAAFNHFVLAGLPHSRVESWKYTDLRRLMRDAKPLAALPDAAAKARARDGEGLLTELGFRRLVIVDGSFVAELSDLMDLEAGLVVRQMAEALALDEPLLSQGLGPTVPAGDPALALNTALAGDGVVITISPGVAIERPIQLAFVNTIATPAAMVTRSLVVAGGGARATLIETHEGPDQSDYQVNTALQVVVGDEARVDHVKVTCEGSAAIHVATLLVNIGARAKFNELGFTIGGSVVRNQMFMLLAGEGTETNLRGLSLLAGRQHADATLTVDHSAANCQSREVFKMVVDDDARAVFQGKISVRPQAQKTDAKMMSRALLLSDSAEADSKPELEIFADDVQCGHGATTGALDDQLKFYLMARGIPEKDAEALLIQAFAAEVLETVEHEGLRQALMDTTLAWLGRRR, via the coding sequence ATGAACGTTGGAATTCGCCCGGTCAGGACAGAAGCCGAACTCGGCCTGGTCGATGTCTATGCGACGTCGCGACAGTCGCTGCCGGGAGGTAGCGACATTGCCGCGGTGCGCACCGCTGCCTTCAATCATTTCGTTCTCGCGGGGCTGCCGCATTCGCGCGTTGAATCCTGGAAATATACCGATCTGCGACGGTTGATGCGAGATGCCAAGCCGCTTGCGGCTCTGCCGGACGCCGCCGCGAAGGCACGTGCGCGCGATGGGGAAGGTTTGCTGACGGAACTCGGCTTTCGGCGGCTGGTGATCGTCGATGGCTCATTTGTGGCGGAATTGTCAGATCTTATGGATCTTGAAGCAGGTCTTGTCGTTCGGCAAATGGCGGAAGCGCTGGCCCTGGACGAGCCCTTGCTGTCGCAGGGCCTTGGTCCGACCGTTCCTGCCGGCGATCCGGCGCTCGCCCTGAATACGGCACTGGCGGGCGACGGCGTCGTCATCACAATTTCCCCAGGCGTTGCCATCGAGCGGCCGATCCAGCTTGCTTTCGTCAATACGATTGCAACGCCGGCGGCGATGGTGACCAGATCGCTGGTGGTGGCCGGTGGTGGTGCGCGTGCGACTCTCATTGAGACCCATGAAGGTCCCGATCAATCGGATTATCAGGTCAACACTGCGCTTCAGGTGGTGGTTGGCGATGAAGCGCGGGTCGATCATGTCAAGGTCACGTGCGAGGGAAGCGCGGCCATCCACGTCGCGACGCTTCTGGTCAATATCGGGGCCCGGGCAAAATTCAACGAGTTGGGCTTCACGATCGGCGGCTCCGTCGTCCGCAATCAGATGTTCATGCTGCTCGCGGGCGAAGGCACCGAGACGAATCTGCGCGGCCTGAGTCTTCTGGCGGGGCGGCAGCACGCGGATGCCACCCTGACCGTCGATCACTCTGCGGCCAATTGTCAGAGCCGCGAGGTTTTCAAGATGGTCGTCGACGACGACGCCCGCGCCGTATTTCAGGGCAAGATCTCGGTTCGGCCGCAGGCGCAGAAGACGGACGCGAAGATGATGTCTCGCGCGTTGCTGCTGTCCGATAGCGCGGAGGCCGACAGCAAGCCGGAACTCGAGATTTTTGCCGACGATGTTCAGTGCGGGCATGGTGCCACGACGGGTGCTCTGGATGATCAGCTCAAGTTCTACCTGATGGCGCGCGGCATTCCGGAAAAAGATGCTGAGGCTTTGTTGATTCAGGCCTTCGCCGCCGAAGTGCTCGAGACCGTCGAGCATGAAGGCCTGCGCCAAGCGCTGATGGACACGACGCTGGCGTGGCTGGGACGACGGAGATGA
- a CDS encoding response regulator — MRIHPEPFRPVENRRIFVVEDDEIIRSALQFILDDRNEAHAFRSLDLAFAKAANVRPDVVLLGIGFLQSDGKRRLAEIACRLSDAKILIVADSLRDPLALRSLDEGAHGVLGKPITFDSVHGKVNTVLDESSLSLVSLG; from the coding sequence ATGCGCATCCATCCCGAACCTTTCCGCCCAGTGGAGAACCGTCGGATCTTCGTGGTTGAAGACGATGAAATTATTCGATCGGCTCTCCAGTTCATCCTGGATGACCGCAACGAGGCGCACGCCTTCAGGAGCCTCGATCTGGCATTCGCCAAAGCCGCGAACGTGCGACCGGATGTCGTATTGCTCGGGATCGGCTTTTTACAGAGCGATGGCAAACGACGTTTGGCCGAGATCGCATGCCGATTGTCTGACGCAAAAATCCTGATCGTGGCCGATTCGCTCCGCGATCCGCTCGCACTCAGAAGCCTCGACGAGGGAGCTCACGGTGTGCTGGGCAAGCCGATTACTTTTGATTCCGTTCATGGCAAGGTCAACACCGTGCTCGACGAAAGCAGCCTGTCGCTGGTTTCACTTGGGTAA
- the nifH gene encoding nitrogenase iron protein, which yields MAALRQIAFYGKGGIGKSTTSQNTLAALAEMGHRILIVGCDPKADSTRLILHAKAQDTILSLAAAAGSVEDLEIEEVMKVGYRDIKCVESGGPEPGVGCAGRGVITSINFLEENGAYEDIDYVSYDVLGDVVCGGFAMPIRENKAQEIYIVMSGEMMAMYAANNISKGILKYANSGGVRLGGLVCNERQTDKELELAEAMAKKLGTHLIYFVPRDNIVQHAELRRMTVLEYAPDSVQAQHYRTLATRIHANQGKGIIPTPITMDELEDMLMEHGIMKPVDESVVGKTAAELAADKLAAMSA from the coding sequence ATGGCGGCATTACGACAAATCGCATTTTACGGCAAAGGAGGGATCGGCAAGTCGACCACCTCGCAGAACACGCTGGCGGCGCTGGCGGAGATGGGTCACCGCATCCTGATCGTCGGCTGCGACCCGAAGGCGGATTCGACCCGGCTGATCCTACATGCCAAGGCGCAGGACACCATTCTCAGCCTGGCGGCTGCCGCCGGCAGCGTCGAGGACCTTGAGATCGAAGAGGTCATGAAGGTCGGCTACCGCGACATCAAGTGCGTCGAGTCCGGCGGTCCGGAACCCGGCGTCGGCTGCGCCGGCCGCGGCGTCATCACCTCGATCAACTTCCTCGAGGAGAACGGCGCCTATGAGGACATCGACTACGTTTCCTACGACGTGCTGGGCGACGTGGTGTGCGGCGGCTTCGCGATGCCGATCCGCGAGAACAAGGCGCAGGAGATCTACATCGTGATGTCCGGCGAGATGATGGCGATGTATGCCGCCAACAACATCTCGAAGGGCATTCTGAAGTACGCCAATTCGGGCGGTGTTCGCCTCGGCGGGCTGGTGTGCAACGAACGCCAGACCGACAAGGAACTGGAACTGGCCGAGGCGATGGCCAAGAAGCTCGGCACGCACCTGATCTACTTCGTGCCGCGCGACAACATCGTGCAGCATGCCGAGCTGCGGCGCATGACGGTGCTGGAATATGCGCCGGACTCGGTTCAGGCCCAGCATTACCGCACGCTGGCCACGCGGATCCATGCCAACCAGGGCAAGGGCATCATCCCGACCCCGATCACCATGGACGAGCTCGAGGACATGCTGATGGAGCACGGCATCATGAAGCCGGTGGACGAATCCGTGGTCGGAAAAACCGCCGCAGAACTCGCCGCAGACAAACTCGCCGCTATGTCGGCGTGA
- the nifE gene encoding nitrogenase iron-molybdenum cofactor biosynthesis protein NifE, whose translation MSSLSATIQDVFNEPGCGKNANKSEAERKKGCTKQLQPGGAAGGCAFDGAKIALQPLTDVAHLVHGPIACEGNSWDNRGARSSGSDIWRTGFTTDINETDVVFGGEKRLYKAVKEIIEKYDPPAVFVYQTCVPAMIGDDINAVCKAASVKFNKPVIPVNSPGFVGPKNLGNKLAGEALLEHVIGTEEPDYTTPYDLNIIGEYNLSGELWQVKPLLDELGIRILSCISGDGKYREVAYSHRARAAMMVCSKAMINVARKMEERYGIPFFEGSFYGIEDSSDSLREIARLLIERGAPAELMERTEKVIAREEARAWAAIEPYKPRFKDKKVLLITGGVKSWSVVAALQEAGLELVGTSVKKSTKEDKERIKELMGQDAHMIDDMAPREMYKMLKDAKADIMLSGGKSQFVALKAAMPWLDINQERSHAYMGYVGMVKLVQEIDKALFNPMWEQLRRPAPWDDEANSWQTRAMVQMAAEAAALAADPERAEQVRRARKICNCKTVHLGTIEDAIHAHALTTVDGIREQTNASGGCGACSIRLDEILATMPPVSAPMLVAAE comes from the coding sequence ATGAGCTCGCTGTCGGCCACCATTCAGGACGTTTTCAACGAGCCGGGCTGCGGCAAGAATGCGAACAAATCGGAGGCCGAGCGCAAGAAGGGTTGCACCAAGCAGCTTCAGCCGGGCGGTGCTGCGGGCGGCTGCGCCTTTGACGGTGCCAAAATCGCACTCCAGCCGCTGACCGACGTTGCCCATCTCGTCCATGGTCCGATCGCCTGCGAAGGTAATTCCTGGGATAATCGCGGCGCCAGATCGTCTGGCTCCGATATCTGGCGCACGGGATTTACCACCGACATCAATGAAACCGATGTTGTGTTCGGCGGCGAGAAGCGCCTCTACAAGGCGGTCAAGGAAATCATCGAGAAGTACGACCCGCCGGCGGTCTTTGTTTATCAGACCTGCGTTCCCGCGATGATCGGCGACGATATCAATGCGGTCTGCAAGGCGGCCTCAGTCAAATTCAACAAGCCCGTCATTCCGGTCAATTCCCCCGGCTTTGTCGGTCCTAAGAATCTCGGCAACAAGCTTGCCGGCGAAGCTTTGCTCGAGCATGTGATCGGAACGGAAGAGCCGGATTATACCACGCCCTACGACCTCAACATCATCGGGGAATACAATCTGTCGGGCGAATTGTGGCAGGTGAAGCCGCTGCTGGACGAACTTGGCATTCGCATTCTGTCCTGCATCTCGGGCGATGGAAAATATCGCGAGGTGGCCTATTCGCATCGCGCACGCGCGGCGATGATGGTGTGCTCGAAGGCCATGATCAACGTGGCGCGCAAGATGGAAGAGCGCTACGGCATCCCGTTCTTCGAAGGATCGTTCTACGGCATCGAGGATTCCAGCGATTCGCTGCGGGAAATCGCGCGGCTTCTGATCGAGCGCGGCGCGCCTGCCGAATTGATGGAGCGGACCGAGAAAGTGATCGCGCGCGAAGAGGCGCGGGCCTGGGCCGCGATCGAGCCTTACAAGCCGCGCTTCAAGGACAAGAAGGTTCTGCTCATCACCGGCGGCGTCAAGTCGTGGTCGGTTGTTGCGGCTCTTCAGGAAGCCGGTCTCGAACTGGTCGGGACCAGCGTGAAGAAGTCCACCAAGGAGGACAAGGAGCGCATCAAGGAACTGATGGGCCAGGACGCCCACATGATCGACGATATGGCGCCGCGTGAAATGTACAAGATGCTCAAGGACGCCAAGGCAGACATCATGCTCTCGGGCGGCAAGTCGCAGTTCGTCGCCTTGAAAGCGGCGATGCCCTGGCTCGATATCAATCAGGAGCGCAGCCACGCCTACATGGGTTACGTGGGCATGGTGAAGCTGGTGCAGGAGATCGACAAGGCGCTGTTCAACCCAATGTGGGAGCAGCTTCGTCGGCCGGCGCCATGGGACGATGAAGCAAATAGCTGGCAGACCAGGGCGATGGTGCAGATGGCCGCCGAGGCTGCTGCCTTGGCCGCCGACCCGGAGCGTGCCGAGCAGGTCCGGCGGGCCAGGAAGATCTGTAACTGCAAGACTGTCCATCTTGGAACGATCGAGGATGCGATCCACGCGCATGCGCTGACGACGGTGGATGGCATACGTGAGCAAACCAACGCCTCGGGCGGCTGTGGCGCCTGTTCGATCCGGCTTGACGAGATCCTCGCAACGATGCCGCCAGTATCCGCACCCATGCTTGTTGCGGCGGAATAG
- the nifK gene encoding nitrogenase molybdenum-iron protein subunit beta has translation MTQNAEHVLDHFELFRGPEYQQMLANKKKMFENPRDPAEVERIREWAKTPEYREKNFAREALTVNPAKACQPLGAVFAAVGFEGTIPFVHGSQGCVAYYRSHLSRHFKEPSSCVSSSMTEDAAVFGGLNNMIDGLANTHAMYKPKMIAVSTTCMAEVIGDDLNAFIKTAKEKGSVPEEYDVPFAHTPAFVGSHVTGYDNALKGILEHFWDGKAGTAPKLERQPSEKINFIGGFDGYTVGNTREIKRIFELMGIDYTILADNSDVFDTPTDGEFRMYDGGTTLEDAANAIHAKATISMQQYSTEKTLPFVANHGQEVVAFNHPVGVSATDDFIMALSRISGKEIPEALSVERGRLVDAMADSSAHIHGKKFAIYGDPDLCLGLAAFLLELGAEPTHVLATNGNKAWAEQVQAVFDSSPFGQNCHVYPGKDLWHMRSLLFTEPVDFLIGNTYGKYLERDTGTPLIRIGFPIFDRHHHHRYPVWGYQGGMNVLVRILDKIFDEIDRNTNVPAKTDFSFDIIR, from the coding sequence ATGACGCAGAATGCAGAACACGTGCTCGATCACTTCGAGCTCTTCCGCGGACCGGAATACCAGCAGATGCTGGCGAACAAAAAGAAGATGTTCGAAAATCCCCGCGATCCCGCCGAAGTCGAACGCATTCGCGAATGGGCCAAGACGCCGGAATACCGCGAGAAGAATTTCGCGCGTGAGGCACTCACGGTGAACCCGGCCAAGGCCTGCCAGCCTCTGGGTGCCGTCTTCGCTGCGGTGGGTTTCGAAGGCACCATTCCTTTCGTGCACGGATCGCAAGGCTGTGTCGCGTACTACCGCAGCCACTTGTCGCGGCATTTCAAGGAACCGAGTTCCTGCGTTTCGTCGTCGATGACGGAAGACGCCGCGGTGTTCGGCGGTCTCAACAACATGATCGACGGTCTCGCCAATACCCATGCGATGTACAAGCCGAAGATGATCGCCGTCTCCACGACCTGCATGGCGGAAGTGATCGGTGACGACCTCAATGCATTCATCAAAACGGCGAAGGAGAAGGGTTCCGTGCCTGAAGAGTACGACGTCCCGTTCGCCCATACGCCCGCCTTCGTTGGCAGTCATGTCACCGGATACGACAATGCATTGAAGGGCATTCTCGAGCATTTCTGGGATGGCAAGGCCGGAACCGCGCCCAAGCTCGAGCGCCAGCCGAGCGAGAAGATCAATTTTATCGGCGGCTTCGATGGCTATACCGTCGGAAACACCCGCGAGATCAAGCGTATCTTCGAATTGATGGGCATTGACTATACCATCCTTGCCGACAACAGCGACGTGTTCGATACGCCGACGGACGGCGAGTTCCGTATGTATGACGGCGGCACCACCCTGGAGGACGCGGCGAACGCGATCCATGCCAAGGCGACGATCTCCATGCAGCAGTACTCCACGGAAAAGACGCTGCCGTTCGTTGCCAACCACGGCCAGGAAGTAGTCGCTTTCAATCATCCGGTCGGAGTTTCGGCGACCGACGACTTCATCATGGCGCTATCGCGGATCAGCGGCAAGGAGATCCCGGAAGCTCTCTCCGTCGAACGTGGCCGTCTGGTCGATGCGATGGCGGACTCCAGCGCGCATATCCACGGCAAGAAATTCGCGATCTACGGCGATCCGGATCTCTGCCTCGGCCTAGCGGCGTTCCTGCTCGAACTCGGCGCTGAACCCACCCATGTGCTGGCGACAAACGGCAACAAGGCCTGGGCGGAACAGGTTCAGGCTGTGTTCGACAGCTCGCCGTTCGGTCAGAACTGCCACGTCTATCCCGGCAAGGATCTCTGGCATATGCGTTCGCTGCTGTTCACCGAGCCAGTGGATTTCCTGATTGGCAACACCTACGGCAAGTATCTTGAGCGCGACACCGGCACGCCGCTGATCCGGATCGGCTTTCCGATCTTCGATCGCCATCATCATCACCGCTATCCGGTCTGGGGCTATCAGGGCGGCATGAATGTTCTGGTGCGGATCCTCGACAAGATCTTCGACGAGATCGACAGGAACACCAATGTTCCGGCGAAGACCGACTTCAGCTTCGACATCATTCGCTGA
- the nifD gene encoding nitrogenase molybdenum-iron protein alpha chain, with protein sequence MSLAKTQSVAEIKARNKELIEEVLKVYPEKTAKRRAKHLNVHEAGKSDCGVKSNLKSVPGVMTIRGCAYAGSKGVVWGPIKDMIHISHGPVGCGQYSWAARRNYYIGTTGIDTFVTMQFTSDFQEKDIVFGGDKKLAKIMDEIQELFPLNNGITVQSECPIGLIGDDIEAVSKQKSKEYEGKTIVPVRCEGFRGVSQSLGHHIANDAIRDWVFDKIPADAAPRFEPSPYDVAIIGDYNIGGDAWSSRILLEEMGLRVIAQWSGDGSLAELEATPKAKLNVLHCYRSMNYISRHMEEKYGIPWCEYNFFGPSKIAESLRKIASFFDDKIKEGAERVIAKYQPLMDAVIAKYRPRLEGKTVMLFVGGLRPRHVIGAYEDLGMEVVGTGYEFGHNDDYQRTAQHYVKDGTLIYDDVTGYEFEKFVEKVQPDLVGSGIKEKYVFQKMGVPFRQMHSWDYSGPYHGYDGFAIFARDMDMAINSPIWNKAKAPWKAAPKATLIAAE encoded by the coding sequence ATGAGTTTAGCGAAAACGCAGAGCGTTGCGGAGATCAAGGCTCGCAACAAGGAACTGATCGAAGAGGTCTTGAAGGTCTATCCGGAAAAGACCGCAAAGCGCCGCGCCAAGCACTTGAATGTGCACGAAGCCGGCAAGTCTGATTGTGGCGTCAAGTCGAACCTCAAGTCGGTTCCCGGTGTGATGACCATCCGCGGTTGCGCCTACGCCGGCTCCAAGGGCGTGGTCTGGGGCCCGATCAAGGACATGATTCACATCAGTCACGGCCCGGTGGGTTGCGGGCAATATTCTTGGGCGGCCCGGCGCAACTATTACATCGGAACGACCGGCATCGACACTTTCGTGACCATGCAGTTCACCTCCGATTTCCAGGAGAAGGACATCGTCTTCGGCGGCGACAAGAAGCTCGCCAAGATCATGGATGAAATCCAGGAGCTGTTCCCGCTCAACAACGGCATCACCGTGCAGTCGGAATGCCCGATCGGCCTGATCGGCGACGACATCGAGGCCGTCTCCAAGCAGAAGTCGAAAGAATACGAAGGCAAGACCATCGTGCCGGTGCGCTGCGAAGGTTTCCGCGGTGTGTCGCAATCGCTTGGCCACCATATCGCCAACGACGCGATCCGTGACTGGGTGTTCGATAAGATCCCGGCAGATGCTGCGCCTCGGTTCGAGCCGTCGCCTTACGACGTGGCGATCATTGGCGACTACAATATCGGTGGCGACGCCTGGTCTTCCCGCATTCTGCTGGAGGAAATGGGCCTGCGCGTCATCGCTCAGTGGTCAGGCGACGGCAGCCTCGCCGAGCTGGAAGCGACGCCGAAGGCGAAGCTCAACGTTCTGCATTGCTATCGCTCGATGAACTACATCTCGCGTCATATGGAAGAGAAATACGGTATTCCGTGGTGCGAGTATAATTTCTTCGGGCCGAGCAAGATCGCCGAGTCGCTTCGCAAGATCGCAAGCTTCTTCGACGACAAGATCAAGGAAGGCGCCGAGCGCGTCATCGCGAAGTATCAGCCTTTGATGGACGCGGTCATCGCAAAATACCGGCCGCGGCTGGAAGGCAAGACCGTGATGCTGTTCGTCGGTGGTCTTCGCCCGCGTCACGTGATCGGCGCCTATGAAGACCTCGGCATGGAGGTGGTCGGCACCGGCTACGAGTTCGGCCACAACGACGACTATCAGAGAACGGCCCAGCACTATGTCAAGGACGGCACGCTGATCTATGACGACGTGACGGGATACGAGTTCGAGAAGTTCGTCGAGAAGGTCCAGCCCGATCTTGTCGGATCGGGCATCAAGGAGAAGTACGTGTTCCAGAAGATGGGTGTGCCGTTCCGGCAGATGCATTCCTGGGACTATTCCGGCCCCTATCATGGCTATGACGGTTTCGCGATCTTCGCGCGCGACATGGACATGGCGATCAATTCGCCGATCTGGAATAAAGCCAAGGCGCCATGGAAGGCGGCGCCGAAAGCGACGCTGATAGCCGCGGAATAA
- a CDS encoding cysteine desulfurase, with protein sequence MHPAVSNGSYDVRRVREDFPILAMQVYGKPLVYLDNAASAQKPKAVLDRLTQAYTSEYSNVHRGLHYLANAATEGYEGAREKVAGFLNARRSDEIIFTRGATEAINLVAQTFGRERIGPGDEIVLSIMEHHANIVPWHFLRERQGAVIKWAPVDDEGNFLIDEFEKLLTDRTKMVAITQMSNVLGTVVPVKDVVRIAHARGIPVLVDGAQSSVHLDVDVQDIDCDFYVITGHKLYGPTGIGALYGKHEHLAAMPPFNGGGEMIREVHRDYITYGQPPHRFEAGTPAIVQAIGLGAAIDYIDSIGKSRVRAHESALLTYAQEKLGEINSLRIIGTAAEKGAILSFEMKSAHAHDFATVLDRAGVAVRAGTHCAMPLLERFGVTATCRASFALYNTHEEVDALAQALTKAQEFFA encoded by the coding sequence ATGCACCCGGCGGTAAGCAACGGCAGCTACGATGTCCGCCGGGTGCGTGAGGACTTTCCGATTCTGGCGATGCAGGTTTATGGCAAGCCGCTGGTCTATCTGGACAATGCAGCGTCCGCCCAGAAGCCGAAGGCAGTTCTCGATCGTCTGACACAGGCCTACACATCCGAATACAGCAACGTTCATCGGGGATTGCATTATCTCGCCAATGCGGCGACCGAAGGCTATGAGGGCGCCCGGGAAAAGGTCGCAGGCTTTCTGAATGCCCGGCGCAGCGATGAAATTATTTTCACCCGGGGTGCGACCGAAGCGATCAATCTCGTCGCCCAGACATTCGGCCGCGAACGGATCGGACCGGGCGACGAAATCGTGCTCTCCATCATGGAACATCATGCCAACATCGTTCCCTGGCATTTTCTGCGGGAGCGTCAGGGCGCTGTCATCAAATGGGCGCCTGTAGACGACGAAGGCAACTTTCTGATTGATGAATTCGAGAAGCTGCTGACCGATCGCACGAAGATGGTCGCGATCACTCAGATGTCGAACGTACTGGGCACTGTGGTCCCGGTGAAGGACGTGGTCCGGATTGCGCATGCGCGAGGAATCCCCGTGCTGGTAGACGGTGCGCAATCTTCCGTTCATCTCGACGTGGACGTGCAGGACATCGATTGCGATTTCTATGTCATCACCGGTCACAAACTATACGGGCCGACCGGGATTGGCGCGCTCTACGGCAAGCACGAGCATCTTGCGGCGATGCCGCCGTTCAACGGCGGTGGCGAAATGATTCGCGAGGTGCATCGCGATTACATTACATACGGTCAGCCGCCGCATCGGTTTGAAGCCGGAACCCCTGCGATTGTTCAGGCGATCGGGCTGGGTGCGGCCATCGACTACATCGACTCCATCGGCAAAAGCCGCGTCAGAGCGCATGAAAGCGCGCTGCTGACATATGCCCAGGAGAAGCTCGGTGAGATAAATTCATTGCGGATTATTGGGACGGCGGCCGAGAAGGGTGCGATTCTATCGTTCGAAATGAAAAGCGCTCATGCGCACGATTTCGCGACAGTCCTCGATCGCGCGGGCGTTGCGGTGCGGGCCGGAACGCATTGTGCTATGCCTCTCCTGGAACGCTTCGGTGTGACGGCCACCTGCCGGGCCTCGTTCGCTTTATATAACACGCATGAGGAGGTCGATGCTCTCGCTCAGGCCCTCACGAAGGCGCAGGAGTTCTTCGCATGA
- a CDS encoding nitrogen fixation protein NifZ: MSYQTVASRPVTIARVAHDGRRRHIARTSGGASKREFKLGDAVRSLTRVNNDGIYPHKDIGETLVHPGDAGIVRERWSFLGEVYYTVEFVACATAVIMRGPEMTGAVELRNCRPLY; this comes from the coding sequence ATGAGTTACCAGACTGTCGCCTCACGACCTGTCACGATTGCCCGCGTCGCCCATGATGGACGGCGGCGGCATATTGCACGAACTTCCGGCGGCGCAAGCAAGCGCGAATTCAAGTTGGGCGACGCCGTGCGCTCGTTGACCCGGGTCAATAACGACGGAATTTATCCTCACAAGGATATTGGTGAGACGCTTGTTCATCCGGGGGATGCCGGGATCGTTCGCGAGCGATGGAGTTTTCTGGGGGAAGTCTATTACACGGTTGAGTTTGTCGCCTGCGCGACAGCGGTCATCATGCGCGGCCCGGAGATGACGGGAGCCGTAGAGCTGAGGAATTGCCGTCCCTTATATTGA
- a CDS encoding SufE family protein codes for MESLPAPSIPSIDEIIDNFSLLEEWDDRYRYVIELGRGMSPLSESQRTEVNKVQGCASQVWLATIVSLADNRPFLTFHGDSDAHIVRGLVAILLSAVSGKQASEILAADPIALFDRLGLGEHLTPQRSNGFRSMVGRIRNDARDALADGA; via the coding sequence ATGGAATCATTACCCGCGCCCAGCATCCCGTCGATCGATGAGATCATCGATAACTTCTCGTTACTGGAAGAATGGGACGATCGGTATCGCTATGTTATCGAACTGGGTCGCGGCATGAGCCCGTTATCCGAAAGTCAACGCACCGAGGTGAACAAGGTGCAGGGCTGCGCCAGTCAGGTCTGGCTCGCCACCATAGTGAGTCTTGCCGACAATCGGCCCTTCCTCACATTCCATGGTGACAGTGACGCACACATCGTGCGCGGCCTTGTCGCCATTCTGCTCTCCGCTGTGTCCGGCAAACAGGCCAGCGAGATTCTGGCGGCCGATCCTATTGCGCTATTCGATCGCCTGGGTTTGGGCGAGCATCTCACCCCGCAACGCTCCAATGGATTTCGCTCCATGGTCGGGCGCATCCGCAACGATGCCCGGGATGCGCTTGCGGATGGCGCTTGA
- the sufC gene encoding Fe-S cluster assembly ATPase SufC produces MTPLLEIRNLQAEIAGRKILNGLALTVNAGEIHAIMGPNGAGKSTLSYVLAGKPGYEITGGEILFKGEDLLAMAPDERAAKGVFLAFQYPLEIPGVATITFLRTAYNAQRRKRGQEELSSPDLLKRVREIAKKLNIDAEMLRRPLNVGFSGGEKKRNETLQMALLEPLLCVLDETDSGLDIDALKVVANGVNQLRASERGMIVITHYQRLLDYIVPDIVHVLSAGRIVRTGGKDLALELEATGYARYQNEAA; encoded by the coding sequence ATGACGCCGCTCCTGGAAATCCGTAACCTCCAGGCTGAAATCGCCGGGAGAAAGATTCTCAACGGTCTGGCTCTCACGGTGAACGCCGGTGAGATCCACGCCATCATGGGCCCCAACGGAGCAGGCAAGTCGACGTTGTCTTATGTGCTGGCTGGAAAGCCAGGCTACGAGATCACCGGCGGCGAGATCCTGTTCAAGGGTGAAGACCTGCTGGCGATGGCGCCGGACGAGCGCGCGGCCAAGGGTGTGTTCCTCGCGTTCCAGTATCCGCTGGAAATTCCGGGCGTTGCTACCATCACGTTCCTGCGCACCGCCTACAATGCCCAACGCCGGAAGCGCGGCCAGGAGGAGCTGTCGTCTCCGGATTTGCTCAAGCGCGTTCGCGAGATCGCCAAGAAACTCAACATCGACGCCGAGATGCTTCGTCGGCCACTGAACGTCGGGTTTTCCGGCGGGGAGAAGAAGCGGAACGAAACGCTGCAGATGGCGCTGCTTGAGCCGCTTCTCTGCGTCCTTGATGAGACCGATTCCGGCCTCGACATCGATGCCTTGAAGGTCGTCGCCAATGGCGTCAACCAGTTGCGCGCAAGCGAACGCGGCATGATCGTGATCACGCATTACCAGCGCCTGCTGGATTACATCGTGCCGGACATCGTCCATGTGCTCTCCGCCGGCAGGATCGTGAGAACCGGCGGCAAGGATCTGGCTCTCGAACTTGAGGCGACTGGATACGCTCGGTATCAGAACGAGGCGGCTTGA